A single region of the Sphingomonas sp. LY29 genome encodes:
- a CDS encoding mechanosensitive ion channel has protein sequence MYQTTEPAVYWQQQLVEWGPKVLFAILILVATHFIAKAVQWGLAKLVDRMPVLKRHPGTGGDSIGTELGRLAYWLVWLVGLIAALQPLGLSGVLTPVTSLTNEVFAFLPRLLGAGLFFFAGLILARVVRHIVEAALGALNLERLAGRAGLKLGDSPVAVDTTGVASEGAAPARSSIARAVGVTVSATIIIFAAIGALQILQISAISDPATAMLQSIALAIPRVLAALVWLAIAFLIGRWVKTLIETVLPSLGFDNSVRALGIMPASANPSRLVGAVAMTAILLAAAIEAARQLGGDTLAALLFQITELGGKVIFGTVIIVVGLFLARILAGLVGSSTGEGNYAGTIVKYAIVALFTAIGLTFMGLADLIVQMAFGLILGSAAIATAIAFGLGGREFAARLLDDWYRGAGPVAPPPPPRLKRAVPPTDDSQPPLV, from the coding sequence ATGTACCAGACCACCGAGCCCGCCGTGTACTGGCAACAGCAACTCGTCGAATGGGGTCCCAAGGTCCTGTTCGCGATCCTGATCCTCGTCGCGACGCATTTCATCGCCAAGGCGGTTCAGTGGGGCCTTGCCAAGCTGGTCGATCGGATGCCCGTCCTGAAGCGGCATCCCGGCACCGGCGGCGACAGCATCGGCACCGAGCTTGGCCGCCTTGCCTATTGGCTGGTTTGGCTGGTCGGCCTGATCGCGGCGCTCCAGCCGCTCGGCCTGTCGGGCGTGCTGACCCCGGTCACCAGCCTGACCAACGAAGTATTCGCCTTCCTGCCCCGCCTGCTGGGCGCAGGGCTGTTCTTCTTCGCCGGCCTGATCCTTGCCCGCGTCGTTCGCCACATCGTCGAGGCGGCGCTGGGCGCACTCAACCTCGAACGGCTCGCGGGTCGCGCGGGGCTGAAGCTGGGCGATTCCCCGGTCGCGGTCGACACGACCGGCGTTGCCAGCGAAGGCGCCGCGCCGGCGCGAAGCTCGATCGCGCGTGCGGTCGGCGTGACCGTCAGCGCCACGATCATCATCTTCGCCGCCATCGGCGCGCTGCAGATCCTCCAGATTTCGGCGATTTCCGATCCGGCGACGGCAATGCTTCAATCGATTGCGCTCGCCATTCCGCGCGTGCTTGCCGCGCTGGTGTGGCTGGCGATCGCCTTTCTGATCGGCCGCTGGGTCAAGACGCTGATCGAGACCGTCCTTCCCAGCCTTGGCTTCGACAATAGCGTCCGCGCGCTCGGCATCATGCCCGCCAGCGCCAACCCGTCGCGCCTGGTCGGCGCGGTCGCGATGACCGCGATCCTGCTGGCGGCAGCGATCGAGGCGGCGCGGCAGCTTGGCGGCGATACGCTCGCGGCGCTGCTGTTCCAGATCACCGAGCTTGGCGGCAAGGTCATCTTCGGCACGGTCATCATCGTCGTCGGCCTGTTCCTGGCGCGCATCCTCGCGGGTCTGGTCGGATCGTCGACCGGTGAGGGCAATTACGCCGGCACGATCGTCAAATACGCAATCGTCGCGCTGTTCACCGCGATCGGGCTAACCTTCATGGGGCTGGCCGACCTGATCGTGCAGATGGCGTTCGGCCTGATCCTGGGCAGCGCCGCCATCGCCACCGCGATTGCCTTCGGGCTCGGCGGGCGCGAATTCGCGGCGCGGCTGCTCGACGACTGGTATCGCGGTGCGGGCCCGGTCGCCCCGCCGCCCCCGCCGAGGCTGAAGCGCGCGGTCCCGCCGACCGACGACAGCCAGCCGCCGCTGGTGTGA
- a CDS encoding AMP-binding protein translates to MTRDADDDDRYPTLTAQGRAILTFMREHQKAPRYRNQSGNRLTSDDLSALALFEAELGPAVTGQSQPPWLPDFIRQCFDDIPHYRALGPVPATLADVQPVSRADLAQDIARFVPDPVDLSRLINFQTTGTTGHSLLVPSHPQVAGRYLSFHKRALALFGIVPKHGAGQVGVVLIGHQQTCFTYTSVTPQMGESGLAKINLHPDDWHSPDDRAAYIDALAPEFIAGDPLSFEVLLDLGVTSRPRALLSVSMMLSDGLRSALEERFGCPVLDLYSMNEVGPIAVFDPSLGAHVLLQDRLWVEVIDEQGRALPDGERGELTVTGGFNFCLPLLRYRTGDQGALATVRGERVIIDLVGRRPVRFRDAAGAWRNNIEVTHALRPLPIAQYALHQRVDGTILLSLSRGSMRHAGPARAALEHLLGTVAIAVDTLPDGHKAQQYTSDLAEPD, encoded by the coding sequence ATGACCCGAGATGCCGACGACGACGACCGCTATCCGACCTTGACCGCGCAGGGTCGGGCAATCCTGACCTTCATGCGCGAACATCAGAAAGCGCCGCGTTACCGCAATCAAAGCGGCAACCGCCTGACCAGTGATGATCTGTCCGCGCTTGCCTTGTTCGAGGCGGAACTCGGTCCCGCAGTGACCGGACAGAGCCAGCCACCATGGCTGCCGGACTTCATTCGGCAATGCTTTGACGACATCCCTCATTATCGCGCGCTCGGCCCGGTGCCGGCGACCTTGGCGGATGTCCAACCCGTATCGCGCGCCGATCTTGCCCAGGACATTGCCCGCTTCGTCCCCGACCCGGTCGATCTTTCGCGCCTGATCAATTTCCAGACGACCGGCACCACGGGCCACAGCCTGCTGGTCCCCTCGCACCCGCAGGTCGCGGGCCGCTACCTCAGCTTCCACAAGCGGGCGCTGGCACTGTTCGGGATCGTGCCGAAGCATGGCGCGGGGCAGGTTGGCGTGGTGCTGATAGGACATCAGCAAACCTGTTTCACCTATACGTCGGTGACTCCGCAAATGGGCGAGTCCGGCCTCGCCAAGATCAACCTCCACCCCGACGATTGGCATTCCCCCGACGACCGAGCCGCCTACATCGATGCACTCGCGCCCGAGTTTATCGCTGGCGATCCCCTGTCGTTCGAAGTGCTGCTGGACCTCGGCGTCACCAGCCGTCCCAGGGCACTGCTGTCGGTCTCGATGATGCTGAGCGACGGTCTCCGGTCGGCGCTGGAAGAAAGGTTCGGCTGCCCCGTGCTCGACCTTTATTCGATGAACGAGGTCGGGCCGATCGCGGTGTTCGACCCTTCGCTGGGCGCGCATGTCCTGCTGCAGGATCGGCTGTGGGTCGAGGTCATTGACGAGCAAGGACGCGCGCTTCCCGACGGAGAGCGCGGCGAGCTGACCGTCACCGGCGGCTTCAATTTCTGCCTGCCGCTGCTGCGCTATCGCACCGGCGACCAGGGCGCGCTCGCAACCGTTAGGGGGGAGCGGGTGATCATCGACCTGGTCGGGCGGCGACCGGTGCGCTTCCGAGACGCGGCCGGCGCATGGCGCAACAACATCGAGGTGACCCACGCCCTCCGGCCACTGCCAATCGCACAATATGCGCTTCACCAGCGCGTCGACGGCACCATCCTGCTGTCGCTGTCACGCGGGTCGATGCGCCATGCCGGTCCGGCACGCGCCGCGCTCGAACATTTGCTTGGCACTGTCGCAATCGCAGTCGACACCTTGCCCGACGGGCATAAGGCGCAGCAATATACGAGCGACCTCGCCGAACCGGACTGA
- a CDS encoding radical SAM protein, with amino-acid sequence MILLWRITTHCNFSCGFCAYDRRLPIARHAADPDEVERVIGLVADAARMRGEPLLVSWLGGEPMLWRPLFGLSARLARHAAVALSMTSNGTRMDNLEVRRHLLDHFAEVTFSLDGPASVHDGLRGAPGAYDRVRSAIVALASERAREGARLKLRANIVLMQATLPSFADLCRTLADWGIDDITFNQLGGRDRPDFFPAQALRPDDSRRLSDTIPALKDELGARGVRLCASPDYLARIDASTRGHPLAVHDCGPGEQFLFVDELGRIGPCSFTLDDHGVAIDQLRTVADVDSLAARFRQSRQRHRAAVCDDCPSTQFFGKFAA; translated from the coding sequence ATGATCCTGCTTTGGCGCATCACCACCCACTGCAATTTCTCGTGCGGTTTTTGCGCCTACGACCGGCGGCTGCCGATTGCCCGCCATGCCGCCGATCCTGACGAGGTCGAGCGGGTGATCGGCCTTGTCGCCGATGCCGCCCGGATGCGGGGCGAGCCCCTGCTCGTCAGTTGGCTCGGCGGCGAGCCGATGCTCTGGCGACCGTTGTTCGGGCTCTCTGCCCGCCTCGCGCGTCATGCGGCCGTCGCCCTCAGCATGACCAGTAATGGCACGCGAATGGACAATCTGGAGGTGCGTCGCCACCTGCTCGATCATTTCGCGGAAGTGACCTTCAGCCTCGACGGGCCTGCGTCTGTCCATGACGGACTGCGGGGTGCGCCCGGGGCTTACGACCGGGTTCGATCTGCGATTGTGGCGCTTGCCTCTGAGCGGGCCCGGGAGGGCGCTCGGCTGAAACTTCGCGCCAATATCGTGCTGATGCAGGCGACGCTGCCGTCTTTTGCCGACCTTTGCCGAACGCTTGCCGACTGGGGAATCGACGACATCACCTTCAACCAGCTTGGCGGCCGGGACAGGCCCGACTTCTTTCCCGCACAGGCGCTGCGTCCAGACGATAGCCGACGGCTTTCCGACACGATTCCCGCGCTAAAGGACGAGCTTGGCGCGCGCGGTGTTCGGCTGTGCGCCAGCCCGGACTATCTCGCGCGGATCGACGCCAGCACGCGCGGTCACCCGCTCGCGGTGCACGACTGCGGCCCCGGCGAGCAATTCCTATTCGTCGATGAGCTTGGCCGGATCGGTCCGTGCAGCTTCACGCTCGATGACCATGGGGTGGCCATCGACCAGCTGCGGACCGTGGCCGACGTGGACAGCCTTGCGGCGCGCTTCCGCCAGTCCCGGCAACGGCATAGGGCGGCAGTGTGCGACGACTGTCCATCGACCCAGTTTTTCGGGAAGTTTGCGGCGTGA